Proteins found in one Gordonia sp. PDNC005 genomic segment:
- a CDS encoding TIGR03618 family F420-dependent PPOX class oxidoreductase — protein MPRTLADLSPAADELLAAYHLATLATSRADGTPHVCPVGFTIDRDAGVARVITSDDNQKVKNAERGEYAALTHVDGARWLTVEGPARVLRDPTSVRDAEASYEARYRKPRPNPRRVVIEVTVTRVMGAASMFAGE, from the coding sequence ATGCCTCGTACTCTCGCCGATCTGAGTCCCGCCGCCGATGAGTTGCTGGCCGCGTATCACCTCGCCACCCTTGCGACGAGCCGCGCGGACGGCACTCCGCACGTGTGCCCGGTCGGATTCACCATCGACCGCGACGCAGGCGTCGCCCGGGTCATCACGTCCGACGACAACCAGAAGGTGAAGAACGCAGAACGCGGCGAGTACGCAGCCCTGACACACGTCGACGGTGCACGGTGGCTCACTGTCGAGGGACCCGCCCGCGTGCTCCGCGACCCGACGTCTGTGCGCGACGCAGAGGCCAGCTACGAGGCGCGCTACCGCAAGCCACGCCCCAATCCCCGCCGCGTGGTCATCGAGGTGACCGTGACACGAGTGATGGGTGCGGCGTCGATGTTCGCCGGCGAGTAG
- a CDS encoding SDR family NAD(P)-dependent oxidoreductase — protein sequence MGTIVLFGGRSEIGVATAARLASGKRVVLAARRPDDLTVESRILLAAGADDVHTIDFDADDVAGHSMLVDRIVADHGPIEAAIIAFGILGDAARAETDVEHALQIAHTDYYAQISVITPLAVALRRQKSGTIIVYSSIAGVRVRKGNYVYGSTKAGLDGFASGLSDALHGSGVRVLLARPGFVIGAMTKDLMESGVKPAPMSLTPDDVADAVAVAYRRGRREVWIPRRLSLVGFATRFVPRAIWRRMPR from the coding sequence GTGGGAACCATCGTGCTCTTCGGCGGACGCAGTGAGATCGGCGTCGCCACCGCTGCCAGGCTCGCCTCCGGCAAACGTGTGGTCCTCGCGGCCAGACGCCCCGACGACCTGACCGTCGAGAGTCGAATCTTGCTCGCGGCGGGTGCCGACGACGTGCACACGATCGACTTCGACGCCGACGACGTGGCCGGCCATTCCATGCTCGTCGACCGGATCGTTGCTGATCACGGTCCGATTGAAGCAGCGATCATCGCGTTCGGCATCCTCGGTGACGCGGCGCGCGCCGAGACGGACGTCGAACACGCACTGCAGATCGCCCACACCGACTACTACGCGCAGATCAGCGTCATCACACCGTTGGCGGTGGCGCTTCGCCGACAGAAGTCCGGGACGATCATCGTCTACTCGTCGATCGCCGGCGTGCGGGTCCGCAAGGGCAACTACGTCTACGGCTCCACCAAGGCGGGCCTCGACGGGTTCGCGAGTGGACTGTCCGACGCCCTGCACGGGAGTGGTGTGCGAGTGCTGCTCGCCCGTCCGGGGTTTGTGATCGGTGCGATGACAAAGGACCTGATGGAGTCCGGCGTGAAGCCGGCACCGATGTCATTGACGCCCGACGACGTCGCCGACGCGGTGGCAGTCGCATACCGCAGAGGGCGCCGCGAAGTGTGGATTCCACGTAGGCTCAGTCTTGTCGGCTTCGCCACTCGTTTTGTGCCACGCGCGATCTGGCGGCGGATGCCGCGGTGA